GTGCCGGGGTACGACCGCCACTTCACCATCACCGAGCAGTTCGGATTCGAGATGGTCCAAGTGCCCATGCTCGAAGATGGCCCGGACGTGGACGCGATCGAAAAGTTAGTGCAGGATCCCCAGGTCAAAGGAATGTGGGCGGTACCCATCTTCGGCAACCCCACCGGAATCAGCTACTCCAGTGAGGCCATCGAGCGCCTCGCCACGATGGAGACCGCGGCACCGGACTTCCGCATCGTGTGGGACAACGCCTACGCGGTGCACACGCTGACCAACGAGTTCCCGGACAACCCCGATGTGATCTCTATCGCGGCCGAGAAGGGCCACCCCAATCGCTTCTGGTACATGAGCTCGACCTCGAAGATCACTTTCGCCGGTTCGGGTGTGTCCTTCTTCGCCTCGTCGAAGGAGAACCTGAACTGGTACTCGCAGATTGCGGGCGTGCGGGGGATCGGCCCGAACAAGGTGAACCAGCTGGCGCACGCGCGGTTTTTCGGCGACGCCGAGGGTGTGCGCGCGACCATGCGCAAGCACGCGGCGTCGCTGGCGCCGAAGTTCGAGGCGGTCCTGGAGATCCTCAATGAGCGCCTCGGCGAGTACAACGTCGCCACGTGGACGGAGCCGAAGGGCGGTTACTTCATCTCCATGGACGTCATCGACGGCACGGCGGACCGCGTTTGGGAGCTGGCCAAGCAGGCGGGCATCACCCTGACCAAGGCGGGTGCCTCCTTCCCGCACGGTAAGGACCCGCGCGGGCGCAACATTCGCCTCGCCCCGTCGCTGCCGCCTCTCGACGAGGTCCGGGAGGCGATGGACGGTGTGGCAACCTGCGTGCTGCTCGCGGCCTTCGAGAAGCTGGGGGCATGACGGGCGACGAGGTCGCGGCCTGGCTCGCGGGTATCTTCCCCGGCTTGAGCCTCTCGCTTGTCGACGCCCGCCCCGTCGCCTTGACCTCCCTGAACGGCCTGCCCGTCGCGGTGACGGCGGGGTTCTCCGGGGTGGACACGGGCCTAGTCATGCAGGGTGACCAGCGCACGGAGGTGCGCTGCGAGATCGTCTGCCGCGCGGATGCGGATCCGCACGCGGTGGGGGAAGCAGTTGTGGCGGCGACCCGCATGATCGAGCGTCTCGGCGTGCCCGCCCAGCCGGGCGTGCTGCTGGAGGACCTTGCTCCCGGTAAGAACGTGCGCCACGGCCTGCTGCGCGAGCCGGAGCTGTTCGAGCGCGGCACGCCGATTTTCAACGAACCGGGCCGGATGACGTTGCTGCTCGAGCTCGTCATGCTCACCGGCGACGAGTTCGAGATCGTCTCCGAGCGCGGATATCCGGCGCTGGCGACGAGGCTGCGGCGCCGCGGTGCCCGAGTCAGTGACTGGGGCCGCGACGCCGATTAGCCGGAGCTTCTAGTTGGGGCTACTTCTTCAATGTCTGTTCGTACTGGGCAAGCGCGATACCGACGGTCATGAACGTCGGAGCCCACTGGCCGACGAAGATGCCCCAGCGGTCGGACTGGGCCTTCGAGTTGGATCGCTTGAACTGGGACAGGGCCCAGGAGGTGAAAGAGAGAGCGATGGAGCCGAAGCCCGCGGTGTAAGCGTGCTCGGAACGCAGTCCCATGTTGTGCAGTGACTTCAGGATCATGATGGATCTCCTTGAGAAAGGTGTGTGTTGCAGTGGGGCAACCGACGTATGCGGTATTTCTTACATTAGGGCTTAGATAGCGCGCCGGACGGACTTGTGCGCAGGTTCACACCCACTTACCGCGCCCCGGGTCTTGTCCACCCCGTCGGCTAAGCTGACTGCCGTGGCTTTGTACCGGAAATACCGCCCCGCGTCGTTCGGCGAAGTGATCGGCCAAGAGCAGGTCACCAGGCCGCTGTCCACCGCGCTGGACAACGGCCGCATCAACCATGCGTACCTGTTTTCCGGGCCGAGGGGCTGCGGCAAGACGTCGTCGGCACGTATCTTGGCGCGCTCGCTCAACTGCGTCGAAGGCCCGACGTCGACGCCGTGCGGGAAGTGCGCGTCGTGTATCTCGCTCGCGCCGGGCGGGCCGGGCAACCTGGACGTGATGGAGCTCGACGCCGCGTCGAACGGCAGCGTCGACGATATGCGTGAGCTGCGCGAGCGGGCGCTGTTCGCCCCGGCAGAGTTCCGCTACCGCGTCTTCATCATCGACGAGGCCCACATGATATCGACGCAGGGCAACAACGCACTGCTGAAGGTGGTCGAGGAGCCGCCGGAGCACCTCATCTTCGTTTTCGCCACCACCGAGCCGGAGAAGATGCTGGGCACGATCCGCTCGCGCACCCACAACTACCCGTTCCGCCTGCTCACTCCGCAGGCCATGCGGGAGCTGCTGGAGAACGTGGTGCGCGAGGAGGGCGTGCGCGTCGAGGACGCGGTGTACCCGCTGGTCATCCAGGCCGGCGGCGGTTCGCCCCGCGACACGCTCTCCATCCTGGATCAGCTCCTCGCCGGTTCCGGCCCGGACGGGCTGACGTACGACCTGGCTATCCCGCTGCTCGGGGTGACTGAGCTTTCGCTTATCGACGCCACAGTCGACGCCCTGGCCACCCGCGACGCGAGCGCAATGTTCGCGACAATCGACGACGTCATTGAGGCCGGCCACGAGCCGCGCCGCTTCGCTTCCGACTTGCTCGATCGCCTGCGCGACCTGATGATCATCCGCACCGTGCCCGACGCCTTTGGCCAGGGCCTAGTCAACGCGCCGACGGAGCGGGAGGCGGTGCTGCGCGGGCAGGCGGAGCGCTTCTCCGGAAACGAGCTGGCTACCCTCGCCTCCGAGGTCAACGAGCGGATGGTGTCGCTGCGCGGGGCCACAAGCCCGCGCCTGTTGCTCGAGGTGATGATGGCGCACCTCATCACCACGCCCGAGGTATCCGCGCCCTCGCAGATTCCGGGGCCCGACCTTCCGTCGCAGCCTGCGCGGCTCGCGCCGGAATCGCCGGCACCAGTCACAAAGGGTGCTTCCGGAGCCAGCGCCGCAGCCGCGGCGGCTGCTGCAGCAGGGGAGAGGAGGGCGCCCCGCTCTTCCTCGACGCCCGGGCCGCAGCGTGCCCCTGAGCCTGCCAAGCAGCCCGAGCAGCAACAGTCAGCGCAGCAGCCAGCACAGTCGGACGCGGAGGACGTGTTCGAGAAGGTGCGTGCGGATTGGACGCGGATGCGTCAAGCCGTCGGTGAGCGCAACAAGGTCGCTGAGATTATGCTTACTGAGGCCACGCCACTGGGGATGGATGGCACCACGCTCGTCGTCGGCCACAATACGGGAGCACTCGCGGAGCGCATCAACGCGGAGAAGAACAACGCCGATATCGCCGCGGTGTTCTCAGAGCACCTTGGGCGCACAGTGAAGGTGCGCTGTGTCGTGGGCACGGATCCTACCGCGGCGGGCTTGTCGGCTCCGGCGCCCGCAAGGGTGTGGAACCCCAATGTGCTGTCCACGGAGCGCGAGCCGGAGCCGGAAGATCCTGCGCCGGCCCGAACCGCCGCCAAGGAGGACTGGCGCCAAGCTGCAGCGGCGGCTAGCAAACGCGCCGCTACGCGCGCCCGTAAGGAACGCGAGGAGATCCCGCTGCCGCCGGAACCGGACGAGCCCGACGACCCGGAGCCCGATCCCGAACAGGCCCCGCCGCAACCGCAGCAGCCCCCGCAGGCTCAGTCATCTGCGCAAGCGCCGTACACGCGCGAGGACGAGGAGCGCGATATGGCAGACCAGGCGCGGGAGCAAGGGACCAAGGACCGTCGAGACGCGACGGCGGTGGCTATGGAGCTGCTCGCCTCCGAGCTTGGGGCGCGGCCGCTCTAGCGCAAGTACACTGGCGGTCAAAAATCACCGTGAAGCGAACCAACTTTCAGAAAGGGTGTAACCCACCATGACCCAGCCGAACATGCCGAACGACATGCAGGAACTCATCCGCCAGGCCGCCGAAGTCCAGGCGCAGCTGCAGAAGGCTCAGGAAGAGCTGCTCAACACCACCGTGGAGGGAACCTCCGGCGGCGGTCTCGTCTCCGTCACCATGACCGGTGGTGCTGAGATCCGCGACCTGATCATCAAGCCGGAGGCCGTGGACCCGGAGGACGTCGAAACGCTGCAGGACCTCATCCTCGCCGCCTACCGCGACGCCCACAACAAGGCCGGCCAGCTCGCCCAAGAAAAGATCGGCCCGCTGGCGAACCCGGGCGCGGGTGCGTCACAGCAGGCCCCCGGCGAGATTCCCTTCGGCGGCATTATCTAAGCTGTTAACTGTTTCACCGGATTCGGGCGCTCGGCACGCTGCCGGGCGCTTTTTCCGGCCTTCGTTTGGAGTTCGAGGAAGGTGCGCCGATGTTTGAAGGACCGCTGCAGGACCTTATCGACGAACTGTCCCGCCTGCCCGGCGTCGGGCCGAAAAGCGCCCAGAGGATTGCCTTTTACCTGTTGAAACAGGACCCGGATGACGTGGACAGGCTGGTCAGCGCGTTAAATGCCGTGCGCGACGGGGTGACATTCTGTCGCATCTGCTCCAACGTCTCCCGGGAGGAGGTCTGCCGCATCTGCGCCGACTCCGGCCGCGATGCGGGCCTCGTCTGCGTCGTGGAGGACGCCAAGGACATCCAGGTCATCGAGCGCACCGGCGAGTTCCGCGGCCGCTACCACGTCCTCGGCGGTGCACTGGA
This window of the Corynebacterium qintianiae genome carries:
- a CDS encoding aminotransferase class I/II-fold pyridoxal phosphate-dependent enzyme encodes the protein MSLLDLEKNELDQLAADVRARYDALKAKDLSLDLTRGKPSSEQLDFSNVLLALPGEGNYRDQTGADVRNYGNLAGIGDIRELWAEVLGVDHANVIAGDSSSLNIMFDLISYSYAFGNNDSERPWKDEEKVKWVCPVPGYDRHFTITEQFGFEMVQVPMLEDGPDVDAIEKLVQDPQVKGMWAVPIFGNPTGISYSSEAIERLATMETAAPDFRIVWDNAYAVHTLTNEFPDNPDVISIAAEKGHPNRFWYMSSTSKITFAGSGVSFFASSKENLNWYSQIAGVRGIGPNKVNQLAHARFFGDAEGVRATMRKHAASLAPKFEAVLEILNERLGEYNVATWTEPKGGYFISMDVIDGTADRVWELAKQAGITLTKAGASFPHGKDPRGRNIRLAPSLPPLDEVREAMDGVATCVLLAAFEKLGA
- a CDS encoding suppressor of fused domain protein, with translation MTGDEVAAWLAGIFPGLSLSLVDARPVALTSLNGLPVAVTAGFSGVDTGLVMQGDQRTEVRCEIVCRADADPHAVGEAVVAATRMIERLGVPAQPGVLLEDLAPGKNVRHGLLREPELFERGTPIFNEPGRMTLLLELVMLTGDEFEIVSERGYPALATRLRRRGARVSDWGRDAD
- a CDS encoding DNA polymerase III subunit gamma and tau, with amino-acid sequence MALYRKYRPASFGEVIGQEQVTRPLSTALDNGRINHAYLFSGPRGCGKTSSARILARSLNCVEGPTSTPCGKCASCISLAPGGPGNLDVMELDAASNGSVDDMRELRERALFAPAEFRYRVFIIDEAHMISTQGNNALLKVVEEPPEHLIFVFATTEPEKMLGTIRSRTHNYPFRLLTPQAMRELLENVVREEGVRVEDAVYPLVIQAGGGSPRDTLSILDQLLAGSGPDGLTYDLAIPLLGVTELSLIDATVDALATRDASAMFATIDDVIEAGHEPRRFASDLLDRLRDLMIIRTVPDAFGQGLVNAPTEREAVLRGQAERFSGNELATLASEVNERMVSLRGATSPRLLLEVMMAHLITTPEVSAPSQIPGPDLPSQPARLAPESPAPVTKGASGASAAAAAAAAAGERRAPRSSSTPGPQRAPEPAKQPEQQQSAQQPAQSDAEDVFEKVRADWTRMRQAVGERNKVAEIMLTEATPLGMDGTTLVVGHNTGALAERINAEKNNADIAAVFSEHLGRTVKVRCVVGTDPTAAGLSAPAPARVWNPNVLSTEREPEPEDPAPARTAAKEDWRQAAAAASKRAATRARKEREEIPLPPEPDEPDDPEPDPEQAPPQPQQPPQAQSSAQAPYTREDEERDMADQAREQGTKDRRDATAVAMELLASELGARPL
- a CDS encoding YbaB/EbfC family nucleoid-associated protein; translation: MTQPNMPNDMQELIRQAAEVQAQLQKAQEELLNTTVEGTSGGGLVSVTMTGGAEIRDLIIKPEAVDPEDVETLQDLILAAYRDAHNKAGQLAQEKIGPLANPGAGASQQAPGEIPFGGII
- the recR gene encoding recombination mediator RecR, with translation MFEGPLQDLIDELSRLPGVGPKSAQRIAFYLLKQDPDDVDRLVSALNAVRDGVTFCRICSNVSREEVCRICADSGRDAGLVCVVEDAKDIQVIERTGEFRGRYHVLGGALDPLANVGPKDLSIAPLLQRIGAVLPDIDGAEAPNIYEVIIATDPDTEGEATASYLARLLKDFPDLVVSRLASGMPLGGDLEFVDELTLSRALTGRLTL